GAGACCCGGATGGCGCCGATGGCCATTGTGAACAGAACAGGGAAGAGGCTCTGAGTTTGAGGTTGTGACAGCGCAACCGACTGCGTTTCTGTACCACTTTTTTCTGGATGGATGGTTCTCAAGATATCTGGACATCTTTATATCTGAATGAAATCCGAAAAGGGTGGTAGACAGGCAATGCTAACCAGCTAAACTCTGCTTTCACTTTTTGAACATGGTAAAATTCGTGAAATGTATAGGAGCAAAAAACACACAGTGCTGTCGCCAGGCCGAAGATTTTGTAACTGTCTCTGGATTTACTTTTACATTACAGGGGCTCTGATTACGTTCGAGTACAGTCCCTTCTCAAAAATTAGGCAATACACACAGGAGTAGATACCATTTCCTTGTCAGACATCAGTTATTTTCGCCATTTTTTATCTCGGGAAAAAAAGGAACACGTTCTAAAACTGTAGCCCTCAGAATAACCAAGAGTTCATCCAGTGCATCTTTATAGTGAATTTTCTTGTTAATCTGAAGCTCTGAGTAACTTGCAAAATGCAAAGACAGTGACATCGCTACCGGAGAAAAATGGCCTGCTCGGATACCTTATCCGGCGCCCTCCAATGGGCAAACGCCATGGCCACACCCGCAAATCCTCGTCTCCTCCACCACTAACCTCGCATTCCCACGGCCCAGCCATATCTGCCAAGTCAGCATCCCACTATATACCCAACTCCATTAATCAAGCAGACACGTCGTAGCTACCAAGATCAAGAGGAAACACCACCGCCGCGCCTCCAGTACTCAATTCAGGAACACCAACAGCGCCATGGCCACATCGACCGCCGCCGTGCTGTCCCCGCCGTCCGTGGCCGGGCTCCGCCTGGCGCCGTCTCCCCGGCGCGCGCGCGTGGCGTTCCGCGCGGCGCCGGCGCGGCGGTCCGTGGCGGCGCGCGCGGAGCTGAGCGCGTCGCTGGTGATCAGCCTGAGCACGGGCGTGTCGCTCTTCCTGGGCCGCTTCGTCTTCTTCAACTTCCAGCGGGAGAACGTGGCGAAGCAGGTGCCCGCGCAGAACGGCAAGACGCACTTCGACGCCGGCGACGAGCGCGCCAAGGAGTTCTCGGCCCTGCTCAAGTCCAACGACCCCGTGGGCTTCAACCTCGTCGACGTCCTCGCCTGGGGCTCGCTCGGCCACATCGTCGCCTACTACATCCTCGCCACCTCCAGCAACGGATACGACCCCAACTTCTTCTGAGCGCGGCTGGCCGTGTTCTTGAGCTTGTATTCTACTCCTTGTGTGTGTTTGGCTCTGCGCCATGCATGTATCTGATGCTCAAAGATTGGTTAATTTGGACAAGTAGTGCAACTGCGCGTGTATAGTGCCGCATGAATTTGATCTTCCTCTATGTCTCTGTCTTCTTCAGTTGCTGTCCCTGTTTCAGTATGTCATGCACAAAACCAAAGCCAACCTATGTTGTGCCAGTTCATGACTTGCGAACAACACATATATCAGCAGATCAGATGTCTGATACAGTATAATAAGTGAACATTGTCCAGGGGAAAAGAACAAGCAAAAATAGCATTTCCAGGATCCGGGGAAGGGGAACCAAGGAGTAGTTTTGCCGCAGTGTAGTGATTACTGGTGAAAACGGAATTGATGTCACAAAATTGAAGTTTCTTAGAGTTGATGCCTAATAGATaacaaaaaaaacattttttaagAATACCTACATGATATTTTCTGACCGTGCAAACAAAAAAACAATTTGAACAAGTAGTGCGACCACATGGTTTTACTGCCACGTGAATTTGGTATTGGAAGAAGCAAGTGCAATTCAGTAAGTAATATCACTTGAACAACAAATTCATCAGTAATAACATAATAAACAATTCAATCGCATTACACGTCCAATATAATAATCATCACATCACATTACACGACTGCAGCAGGCCAGCAGTGGACATCAAACTCTGAACCGGAAGGCATCAGAGAACGCCTCACGGTGGTTAGGCTCCCACATCTTGCTCGGATACTCTCCCCTGGTGTGATGGGATGCATTTTCTTCTGCTTCGTCTGTTCTAACATCTTGGGGGTCCTCGATGACGCGGATCTTGCGCTGACTCTTGGCGTTCTTGGCCTCCTGGTAACCCTCTCGGAGCTTACGCTTGGTAGCCAGCATCTCGTCGGATTCACTGCaactgctgccagcgacgggagtCCTCTTGGATAGAAATTTGGCCGGCGTGTCTTTGATTTGCGTCTCGTCTTTGCCGGTGGCGACGGGAGTCCTCTTGGATGGAAATTTGTCTGGCGTGTCTTTGATTCGCGTCTCATCTTTGCCGGTGGTGACGGGCACATTGGTGTTGAGGACGAAGGCGAGTCTCTCTTTCTCGGGCGGCATCAGACGAGACAGGTTGAGGGCCTCCATAGCTGCTTTGGCGCTGTCCAGTTCGCTCTCGACGGCTAACTGCCACCGGCGCACGACGTCGCGCGTGAGGCTGCGGATCCGGGCCGACTCGTGCTGCCCAAGGGTGGAGACGGACTTAGCAAGGTCGCCGGATGCCAGCACCCTCGACGACACGGGCACCTCCACAGCGTGACGAGGGACTCCGCCATCGCGCCGTCGAGAGCCAAGCAGAGCTGCTCCGCTCTCTCGTCGTCGTCTTCGGCGTCGCACAGCATCTCGACGATTCTGCCCCATGACCGGTGTTAGATTAATCTCTAATCCCGCCCAAGAGTCTAGTTGGGTATTTGATCAGCGTTTTGATCAGGGGCGCCCAATCCACTATGGATGAAGGGTGcatgtcacactgcgcaataaatagagatAGGGGTAgacggctctgagtacgaggttcgtCTGAACCGAGCTCCCTACTGAAATCCCTAATCCAATCtagagggtgcgcagccagtgaCAGAAAACCATCATCCGCGCTGCCTCTGCATCTACACCGAAGGGCTGCTACGACATCGGGCTGCCCTGCGACCGCTACTGCACCGACGCCCTTTGACTCGACACCGCCACCGGGTTATCGCCGAGCACTGCGATGGCGAGCCCGTCTTCCTCCAAGGCGATCGATGATTCGCACCCCTTcacctctctctctcgttctatcTACTGTTATTacactagtagatgttctagaACTCATAGTTTTATTCAATAGCAAATAGACATACTAGTTTTATGTCTAGAGATCCTGCTTAaggtctaacaatggtatcagagcctaaCTAGGTATAGATCTAGCCTATCGAAACCCTCTGTCTAGATGTAGATCATATCAGAGGTAAGAAACAGAATAGATCcattcggatctgagaaaagaagatgatcactgaaccctaaccctaatcggatGAAGCACATAAAAGAGAAAGGGTGTCGGTTTTTTAAAAGGATCTCAAAGCCGAAACCTAACCCGCGAATCAGTCACGGGGAAGAACAATAGTGAACAAAATCTtaaccctaaccaaaccctaatccTCAAATCGGACAAATTcgagaagagaagaaagaaaaatcaAAGACAGGAGAGGGAAAGGGGAAGAGGGTAAGGGGCTTATCTCGCCAATCTTGAATCAAAACCGAAAGAAAAATCGAATcgggaaaagaaaccctaaccctagaaagagAAAGGGGATGGTAGAGAAGGGGCTTCCTACCTGGGGCCCGGCCGTCCCGTCTTCGTCGCTAGCCATCTCCATGGCTGGTGCGCGGGAAGAACCAGAGGCGACGACCAGGCAGGTCACGCCACCGTGTGGCTCCGCCTCGGGCTCGGGTGTCAAGGGCACCGTAGCGCAGCCCTTCAACGGCGGTGCGCTCACCCTCGGGTGGACGTACGCACCAGCGAAGGGGCACGCGGCGGCGCCACCACTTCCTCCAGCCGCCATGGCCGTTCGCTCTTTGCGCTCGCTCT
Above is a genomic segment from Miscanthus floridulus cultivar M001 chromosome 3, ASM1932011v1, whole genome shotgun sequence containing:
- the LOC136542074 gene encoding photosystem I reaction center subunit V, chloroplastic-like, with the protein product MATSTAAVLSPPSVAGLRLAPSPRRARVAFRAAPARRSVAARAELSASLVISLSTGVSLFLGRFVFFNFQRENVAKQVPAQNGKTHFDAGDERAKEFSALLKSNDPVGFNLVDVLAWGSLGHIVAYYILATSSNGYDPNFF